Part of the Candidatus Aegiribacteria sp. genome, CGCCCCCGCAAAGGGGAAACCAGGAGCGGATCTTACAGTTGTCTACGGTGTGAATCATACCCTTTACAATCCTGAGAAGGACGAAGTGATATCAACCGCCAGTTGCACAACCAACTGCCTGGCGCCGGTTGCATTAGTACTGAACGATACATTCGGTATTATCAACGGAATCATGACGACTATTCATGCTTACACGAATGACCAGAAAATACTTGACCTGCCTCACAGTGATTTCAGGCGGGCAAGGGCGGCAGCCGTAAATATCATTCCAACAACCACCGGCGCTGCTGCAGCTGTAGGTCTGGTGATTCCTGAGCTGAAAGGAAAGCTCGACGGTATGGCGGTAAGGGTTCCCGTAAAGGATGGATCACTTGTGGATCTTGTATGTGAACTGAGAAGCGATGCAACGGTTGAAGCGGTGAACGGCGCAATGCTGGAGGCTTCGGAGGGCAGCCTTAAAGGTGTGCTGCAGTATTCCATTGAACCCCTTGTATCCAGCGATATAATAGGCAATTCATACAGTTCAATTTTTGATTCACTGGTTACCAGAACAATGGGTTCGAGAATGGTGAAAATTCTGTCGTGGTACGACAACGAATTCGGTTATGCTTCCCGAATGGTGGATTTCTCGCGCTATATGATCAAGGTCGGATTGTGAAATATCCAGCGCTGGAAGATGCTGAATTAAAAGGTAGAAAGGTTTTTCTGAGAGCTGACCTGAATGTTCCCCTGCGGGATGGCAGAATAGCTGACGATACCAGAATAAAGGCTGTTCTTCCAACGGTAAAGTACATTCTTGATCATGGGGCATCACTTATAATCGCAAGTCACCTTGGCAGACCCGACGGGATAGAAAATCCTGAATTGTCACTTGCGCCCGTAGCGGACAGATTGAGCGAACTCCTTGATAAAAAAGTGCTGTTCGC contains:
- the gap gene encoding type I glyceraldehyde-3-phosphate dehydrogenase, which produces MAVKVAINGFGRIGRLFYRQTLNDSDIDIVAVNDLTDPAALAHLLKYDSVHGQFPGDVKVDGDVIHAGGDSFTVLSQPDPSKLPWKELGVEIVIEATGFFRTREKAMMHIESGAKKVLLSAPAKGKPGADLTVVYGVNHTLYNPEKDEVISTASCTTNCLAPVALVLNDTFGIINGIMTTIHAYTNDQKILDLPHSDFRRARAAAVNIIPTTTGAAAAVGLVIPELKGKLDGMAVRVPVKDGSLVDLVCELRSDATVEAVNGAMLEASEGSLKGVLQYSIEPLVSSDIIGNSYSSIFDSLVTRTMGSRMVKILSWYDNEFGYASRMVDFSRYMIKVGL